A part of Lacinutrix sp. 5H-3-7-4 genomic DNA contains:
- a CDS encoding M20/M25/M40 family metallo-hydrolase, giving the protein MKTLTILSALTLLIGCGTAQNNNKSTTVNKGETITKAEEIKKDFVNALEIKEVVSFLASDDLQGRDTGTEGINEAANYIETQFKSFGVEPYFETYRDNFKVENMDAYNVVGYLEGTDAKLKNEFIIIGAHYDHIGTAKDVNGDTIANGANDNAAGTSGVLFLAKYFAKEKTNKRSIIFTTFTAEEKGLLGSKHLAERLKEKNINLYTMINIEMIGVPFKDRDYQAFITGHELSNLGEKMNSYAGEKLIGASSVSKKYGLFKRSDNYAFYQAFKVPSHTVSSCDLTNFDFYHHVDDEVDKLDYNFMASLINKLAPVIQEMANTPSQEIKMNEN; this is encoded by the coding sequence ATGAAAACACTAACAATTTTAAGTGCTTTAACTTTATTAATAGGTTGTGGTACAGCACAAAATAACAACAAAAGTACTACTGTTAACAAGGGTGAAACCATTACTAAAGCAGAAGAAATAAAAAAAGATTTTGTAAACGCGTTAGAAATAAAAGAAGTTGTTTCTTTTTTAGCATCTGATGATTTACAAGGAAGAGATACAGGCACAGAAGGAATTAATGAAGCAGCAAACTATATAGAAACACAGTTTAAATCGTTTGGCGTAGAACCATATTTTGAAACTTATAGAGATAATTTTAAAGTAGAAAATATGGATGCTTATAATGTTGTAGGGTATCTAGAAGGTACAGATGCCAAACTAAAAAACGAGTTTATAATTATTGGAGCGCATTACGACCATATTGGTACAGCAAAAGATGTAAATGGTGATACTATTGCAAATGGAGCAAACGATAACGCAGCAGGTACAAGTGGTGTGTTGTTTCTAGCAAAATATTTTGCAAAAGAAAAAACAAACAAAAGAAGTATAATTTTTACAACATTCACAGCAGAAGAAAAAGGGTTGCTAGGTTCTAAACACTTAGCCGAAAGACTAAAAGAAAAAAATATTAATTTATATACAATGATTAATATTGAAATGATTGGTGTACCATTTAAAGACAGAGACTATCAAGCATTTATTACAGGACACGAACTGTCTAACTTAGGAGAGAAAATGAATAGTTATGCAGGCGAGAAACTTATAGGAGCATCAAGTGTTTCTAAAAAATATGGATTGTTTAAAAGATCAGACAATTATGCTTTTTACCAAGCTTTTAAAGTGCCAAGCCACACTGTATCGTCTTGCGATTTAACTAATTTTGATTTTTACCATCACGTTGATGATGAGGTAGATAAATTAGATTATAATTTTATGGCTAGTTTAATAAACAAATTAGCACCTGTAATTCAAGAAATGGCTAATACACCATCACAAGAAATAAAAATGAATGAAAACTAA
- a CDS encoding SDR family oxidoreductase, producing MKTKNIIITGTSRGIGFELVHLFANQGHNVLALSRNEQKVSNLNFDNIESFSFDLGKTEDYKQVEEFIKTEWKQVDVLINNAGTLLNKPFAETTMEDFEYVYRTNVFGVAEMTRTVIPYMKKESHVVTISSMGGVQGSVKFPGLAAYSSSKGAVVTLTELLAEEYKETGPSFNALALGAVQTEMLEEAFPGYQAPTTALEMANYILDFSLNGNKYYNGKLLQVSNSTP from the coding sequence ATGAAAACTAAAAATATAATAATAACAGGAACAAGTAGAGGTATAGGTTTTGAACTTGTTCACCTTTTTGCAAATCAAGGTCACAATGTTTTAGCTCTATCTCGAAACGAGCAAAAAGTGAGTAATTTAAACTTTGATAATATAGAATCTTTTTCTTTTGATTTAGGTAAAACCGAAGACTATAAACAGGTTGAAGAATTTATTAAAACCGAATGGAAACAGGTTGATGTTTTAATTAATAACGCAGGTACTTTATTAAACAAACCATTTGCCGAAACAACAATGGAAGACTTTGAGTATGTTTATAGAACAAATGTATTTGGGGTAGCAGAAATGACACGTACAGTAATTCCTTACATGAAAAAAGAAAGCCATGTAGTTACAATAAGTTCTATGGGTGGCGTTCAAGGCAGTGTTAAGTTTCCAGGATTAGCAGCTTATAGTTCAAGTAAAGGTGCAGTAGTAACACTTACAGAGTTGTTAGCTGAAGAATACAAAGAAACAGGACCAAGTTTTAATGCTTTAGCTTTAGGCGCAGTACAAACCGAAATGCTAGAAGAAGCATTTCCTGGTTATCAAGCACCAACTACAGCATTAGAAATGGCTAATTATATTCTAGATTTTTCATTAAATGGAAACAAATATTATAACGGCAAACTATTACAGGTGTCTAATTCTACACCATAA